The following coding sequences lie in one Acidobacteriota bacterium genomic window:
- a CDS encoding tetratricopeptide repeat protein, whose translation MTEAHPGAAQLEQFRRCELSREKARGVVRHLLSGCASCQEVTSQWWPTSSHQDVVIRRVVSLNERDGRGYDYEQVFERLSEELLERKLELAEEQAVVPRLREDLSRHPVDRQLVLIQNSRRFQVWSLAESLLVDCQAQRPRNPEAAVDFARLAVAVAENLPADRYSEPLAHDLKARAWAELASAQRVRGQFPESEAAFEKARQWAADGTGDPIEKAHILWLEASLRVDLRDFDGALALLQRVIRTARRHGESHLWGKALISKGMCEGFRGQADDEIRLIREGVDLIDPGLDPRLVLVVRHNLIHSLVSAGRYHEALECIDEARALHHKLGNELDLIRFSWIEGRVYQGLGRTREAEALYRSAQDKFLKAELDYDAALVCLDLAAIYSCQGRHGEMKQLAEAMLPIFRSRQIGREAIAALLVFREAVEMEQVSLGLVREVAEHLRQLPGGEAQLRLRSGSQPSAAR comes from the coding sequence ATGACTGAAGCTCATCCGGGTGCAGCTCAACTCGAGCAGTTCCGGCGCTGCGAGCTCTCGCGCGAGAAAGCGCGAGGCGTCGTGCGCCACCTGCTCTCGGGCTGCGCGAGCTGTCAGGAGGTCACCTCGCAGTGGTGGCCGACCAGCTCGCATCAAGATGTTGTCATTCGTCGAGTGGTTTCACTCAACGAGAGGGATGGAAGAGGGTACGACTACGAGCAGGTCTTCGAGCGTTTGTCGGAGGAGCTCTTGGAGCGCAAGCTCGAGCTCGCCGAGGAGCAAGCGGTGGTACCGCGGCTCCGGGAAGACCTGTCGCGCCATCCCGTCGATCGTCAGCTCGTCCTGATTCAGAACAGCCGCCGGTTCCAGGTCTGGTCTCTCGCCGAGTCTCTGCTCGTCGACTGCCAGGCGCAGCGACCGCGCAATCCGGAAGCGGCGGTGGACTTCGCCCGCCTGGCGGTGGCGGTCGCCGAGAACCTTCCGGCGGACCGCTACAGCGAACCCCTGGCCCACGACCTCAAGGCCCGAGCCTGGGCCGAGCTGGCGTCGGCGCAGCGGGTTCGGGGTCAGTTTCCGGAGTCCGAAGCCGCCTTCGAGAAGGCCCGTCAGTGGGCCGCCGATGGCACCGGCGATCCGATCGAGAAGGCCCACATCCTGTGGCTCGAAGCTTCGCTGCGAGTCGATTTGCGGGACTTCGACGGCGCCCTCGCCTTGCTCCAACGAGTGATTCGTACGGCCCGCCGCCACGGTGAGTCGCACCTCTGGGGCAAGGCCTTGATCAGCAAGGGAATGTGCGAAGGCTTCCGCGGCCAGGCGGACGATGAAATTCGGCTCATCCGAGAGGGCGTCGACCTGATCGATCCGGGGCTCGATCCGCGCCTGGTGCTGGTGGTGCGCCACAACTTGATCCACTCGCTGGTCAGTGCCGGGCGCTACCACGAGGCCCTGGAGTGCATCGACGAAGCGCGAGCGCTTCACCACAAGCTCGGCAACGAGCTGGACCTGATCCGATTCAGCTGGATCGAGGGACGGGTCTACCAGGGACTCGGCCGGACGCGCGAAGCGGAGGCCCTCTACCGCAGCGCCCAGGACAAGTTCCTCAAGGCCGAGCTCGACTACGATGCCGCTCTCGTCTGCCTCGACCTGGCGGCGATCTACAGCTGCCAGGGGCGCCATGGCGAGATGAAGCAACTCGCCGAGGCGATGCTGCCGATCTTTCGATCTCGGCAGATTGGTCGCGAGGCGATCGCCGCTCTTCTGGTCTTCCGCGAGGCGGTCGAGATGGAGCAGGTCAGTTTGGGCTTGGTCCGCGAGGTGGCAGAGCACCTGCGTCAGCTGCCGGGGGGCGAGGCACAGCTCCGGCTGCGCAGCGGCTCGCAGCCGTCGGCGGCTCGCTGA
- a CDS encoding sigma-70 family RNA polymerase sigma factor: MSGRLKIGHGVFYLHNHLRSLLGGTRTLKAERNSVESSSLEELLTRSRSKLSRILYRYRIPAQDAEDLLQETFLILVSQWESIRNPDAWLAITLRNRCVIYWRRHKIRLYDMVDDAILEFLSDGEAPEQEKAELRVDLDGLLERLPERCQRVLRLRYGLGCSAAEVGKRLGYQPSSVPKVTHRCLSQLADQLVGEGFALKRSTTRNS, translated from the coding sequence TTGAGCGGTAGACTGAAGATAGGACATGGTGTATTTTATTTACATAATCACCTTCGATCGCTGCTGGGAGGAACGAGGACCCTGAAAGCCGAACGCAACTCCGTCGAGTCCTCGTCTCTGGAGGAGCTTCTCACCCGATCCCGCTCGAAGCTGAGTCGGATTCTCTATCGGTATCGCATTCCGGCCCAGGACGCCGAGGATCTCTTACAGGAGACTTTCCTCATCCTGGTGTCGCAGTGGGAGAGCATCCGAAATCCCGACGCCTGGCTGGCGATCACCCTGCGCAATCGTTGTGTCATCTATTGGCGTCGCCACAAGATCCGCCTCTACGACATGGTGGACGATGCCATCCTCGAGTTCCTTTCGGACGGCGAGGCGCCGGAGCAGGAGAAGGCGGAGCTGCGCGTCGACCTCGATGGCCTCCTCGAGCGCCTGCCGGAGCGCTGCCAGCGAGTCTTGCGTCTGCGCTACGGTCTCGGCTGCAGCGCCGCCGAAGTCGGCAAGCGCCTCGGCTATCAGCCCTCGAGCGTTCCCAAAGTGACTCATCGCTGCCTGTCCCAGCTCGCCGATCAACTGGTGGGCGAGGGTTTTGCCCTCAAGCGATCCACGACGCGCAATTCTTGA
- a CDS encoding sigma-70 family RNA polymerase sigma factor has translation MRALDNAPLETSLESFLQEVQPKLKALFSRHRIPAEDTEDILQQTLLALVYQWEKVRDPEAWLVGTVRNKCRLYWRERRRRLYQAVDAVMLEWMAGPEPPAQERRDLWRDLEASLEHLPERCRSLLKLRYGLGYEAPEVARYLGYSPLSISKVTNRCIAALTKRLVSPRAAGVEDEP, from the coding sequence ATGAGAGCTTTGGACAACGCTCCCCTCGAGACTTCCCTGGAGTCCTTTCTCCAAGAGGTTCAGCCGAAGCTCAAGGCCCTCTTCTCGCGTCATCGCATTCCCGCCGAGGACACCGAGGATATTCTCCAGCAGACGCTACTGGCGTTGGTTTACCAGTGGGAGAAAGTGCGGGATCCGGAGGCCTGGCTGGTCGGGACGGTGCGCAACAAGTGCCGGCTTTACTGGCGCGAGCGCCGGCGCCGCCTCTACCAGGCGGTCGACGCGGTGATGCTCGAGTGGATGGCTGGACCCGAGCCGCCGGCCCAGGAGCGTCGCGATCTCTGGCGCGATCTCGAGGCCTCCCTCGAGCACCTTCCGGAACGCTGCCGGTCGCTGCTGAAGCTGCGCTACGGGCTGGGCTACGAGGCCCCCGAGGTGGCCCGGTACCTCGGCTACAGCCCGTTGAGCATCAGCAAGGTCACCAACCGCTGCATCGCCGCCCTCACCAAGCGATTGGTCAGCCCGCGGGCGGCCGGCGTCGAAGACGAGCCGTAG
- the metB gene encoding cystathionine gamma-synthase has product MPSPCPRSPTALPFSARAPRFATRLVRSGLESDAQHGAVVPPIHLSSTFSFADLGEPRRFDYTRSGNPTRCLLAEALSAAEGGAGTTITATGMAAITVVASLLEPGEVLAAPIDCYGGSHRLFSTLHESRRLEVVWFDPDRPATLDAAFERRPRLVWVETPSNPLLRISDLGQILSAARRVGAWVAVDNTFLSPARQNPLRLGADFAVHSTTKYINGHSDVVGGAVVSATAELAERVDWWANCLGLTGSPFDSYLTLRGLRTLGARLAVHEANAQAIAELLLAQPAVERVYYPGLEEHPGHHLACQQQSGFGAMISFELRGGREAVRRFVSGLRYWSLAESLGGVESLIAHPASMTHVVMSEEDRRCAGIGDGLLRLSVGIEDVADLASDLRAGFDRV; this is encoded by the coding sequence ATGCCTTCACCCTGTCCGCGTTCCCCCACCGCCCTTCCGTTCTCGGCCCGAGCGCCGCGCTTCGCCACCCGCTTGGTGCGCAGCGGGCTCGAATCCGATGCCCAGCACGGCGCCGTCGTTCCCCCCATCCACCTCTCCTCCACCTTCTCCTTCGCCGACCTCGGGGAGCCTCGCCGCTTCGACTACACCCGCTCCGGCAATCCGACTCGCTGCCTGCTGGCCGAGGCTCTGAGTGCCGCCGAAGGTGGAGCGGGGACCACGATCACCGCCACCGGCATGGCGGCCATCACGGTGGTGGCTTCCTTACTCGAGCCCGGCGAGGTGCTGGCAGCTCCGATCGACTGCTACGGCGGCAGCCACCGCCTGTTCTCCACTCTCCACGAAAGCCGACGCCTCGAGGTGGTGTGGTTCGATCCCGATCGCCCCGCGACCCTCGACGCCGCCTTCGAGCGGCGACCACGGCTGGTGTGGGTCGAGACGCCGAGCAATCCCCTCCTGCGGATCAGCGATCTCGGCCAGATTCTGTCGGCCGCTCGCCGAGTCGGCGCCTGGGTGGCGGTGGACAACACTTTCCTTTCCCCGGCGCGTCAAAATCCTCTGCGCCTGGGCGCCGACTTCGCCGTCCATTCGACCACCAAGTACATCAACGGCCACAGCGACGTCGTCGGTGGAGCGGTGGTTTCGGCGACGGCGGAGCTCGCCGAGCGGGTCGATTGGTGGGCCAACTGTCTCGGTCTGACGGGCTCTCCCTTCGACAGCTATCTCACCCTGCGCGGTCTTCGCACCCTCGGCGCTCGCCTGGCGGTCCACGAGGCCAATGCCCAAGCCATCGCCGAGCTGCTGCTCGCTCAGCCGGCCGTCGAGCGGGTCTACTATCCGGGCCTCGAGGAGCATCCCGGCCACCACCTCGCCTGTCAGCAGCAGAGCGGCTTCGGGGCGATGATCAGCTTCGAGCTCCGCGGCGGGCGGGAAGCGGTCCGACGCTTCGTCAGCGGGCTCCGGTACTGGTCCCTCGCCGAGTCGCTGGGCGGAGTCGAGAGCCTGATCGCCCACCCCGCCTCGATGACCCACGTGGTGATGAGTGAGGAAGACCGCCGCTGCGCCGGCATCGGCGACGGCCTGCTCCGCCTGTCGGTGGGAATCGAGGACGTCGCGGATCTCGCGTCCGATCTCCGGGCGGGGTTCGACCGCGTGTGA
- a CDS encoding AraC family transcriptional regulator translates to MDPFVGLLDGPRARGAFALRCVMTPPWSLRIRAESPLTLIAAIRGEIWILPDDAAPIQLETGDLAVTRGPDHYTVAGSAETPPSVIIHPGQHCCDLEGRSLLEEMTHGTRTWGNDPHGETLMLVGAYENMGDVSDRLLRALPPVLSLSHREWESPLVAMLCDEAGKDQPGQGAVLDRLLDLLLIAVLRAWFDRPQAERPAWYRSQADPVVGKVLKIMHQDPAESWTLARLSSAAGVSRAALARRFHEVVGEPPMAFLTAWRLALAADLLCESEETVGTVAQKVGYSSPFALSSAFKRVRGISPQEHRARARAAS, encoded by the coding sequence ATGGATCCCTTCGTCGGCCTTCTCGATGGTCCGCGGGCGCGCGGCGCCTTCGCCCTGCGTTGCGTGATGACTCCCCCGTGGTCGCTGCGCATCCGCGCCGAGTCGCCCCTGACCCTGATCGCCGCCATCCGAGGGGAGATTTGGATCCTTCCGGACGACGCTGCGCCCATCCAGTTGGAGACCGGCGACCTCGCCGTCACCCGCGGGCCCGACCACTACACCGTCGCCGGATCCGCCGAGACGCCCCCCAGCGTGATCATCCATCCCGGTCAGCACTGTTGCGATCTCGAAGGCCGATCCCTCCTCGAAGAGATGACCCATGGCACCCGCACCTGGGGCAACGACCCGCACGGCGAAACCCTGATGCTGGTCGGGGCCTACGAGAACATGGGCGACGTCAGCGACCGCCTGCTACGGGCTCTGCCACCGGTTCTGTCCCTCTCTCACCGCGAGTGGGAATCGCCCCTCGTCGCCATGCTGTGCGACGAGGCGGGCAAGGATCAGCCCGGTCAAGGGGCGGTTCTCGATCGCCTCCTCGACCTTCTGTTGATCGCCGTCCTGCGCGCCTGGTTCGACCGACCCCAGGCCGAGCGACCGGCCTGGTACCGATCCCAAGCGGATCCGGTCGTCGGCAAGGTTCTGAAGATCATGCACCAGGATCCCGCCGAGTCTTGGACTCTGGCTCGCCTGTCCTCCGCCGCCGGCGTCTCGCGCGCCGCCCTCGCGAGGCGTTTTCACGAGGTGGTCGGCGAACCACCGATGGCCTTCCTCACCGCCTGGCGTCTCGCCCTGGCGGCGGATCTCCTCTGCGAGTCCGAAGAGACCGTTGGGACCGTGGCCCAGAAGGTCGGCTACAGCAGCCCCTTCGCGCTCAGCTCGGCCTTCAAACGGGTGCGCGGCATCAGCCCCCAAGAGCATCGCGCCCGCGCCCGCGCCGCTTCCTAG
- a CDS encoding NAD(P)H-binding protein — MTSASPAVTVVLGARGKTGRRVVDRFQQAGLPVRGASRSSAFPFDWQDRATWRPVLDGARAAYITFYPDLALPGAADTVGDFVDLAVASGVRRLVLLSGRGEEGAQGAEKRLQESGADWTVVRCAFFNQNFSETFAEAIRHGVIAMPAGETREPFLDADDIADVVFAVLTEDGHQGQLYELTGPRLLGLADVAAELGQAIGREVRYVPLSPADYAEQLMEHGMPPSEAKPIAGLIASVLDGRNESLEDGVQRALGRAPRDFSDFARAAAAAGAWKRAS, encoded by the coding sequence ATGACGTCAGCTTCCCCAGCCGTTACGGTCGTTCTCGGAGCTCGCGGCAAGACCGGCCGGCGGGTCGTCGATCGCTTCCAGCAGGCCGGTCTGCCGGTGCGCGGCGCCTCTCGCTCTTCGGCCTTTCCTTTCGATTGGCAGGATCGGGCCACCTGGCGACCGGTCCTCGACGGGGCCCGCGCCGCCTACATCACCTTCTATCCCGATCTCGCGCTGCCGGGGGCGGCCGACACCGTCGGGGACTTCGTCGATCTGGCGGTGGCCAGCGGAGTCCGACGGCTGGTCCTGCTTTCCGGCCGCGGGGAAGAGGGCGCGCAGGGAGCGGAGAAGCGACTGCAAGAATCCGGTGCCGACTGGACCGTGGTGCGATGTGCTTTTTTCAACCAGAACTTCAGCGAGACCTTCGCAGAAGCGATTCGCCACGGTGTCATCGCCATGCCCGCCGGCGAAACGCGGGAGCCCTTCCTCGATGCCGACGACATCGCCGATGTCGTCTTCGCGGTCCTCACCGAGGACGGGCATCAGGGGCAGCTCTACGAGCTCACCGGTCCCCGACTGCTCGGTCTCGCCGACGTCGCCGCGGAGCTCGGCCAGGCGATCGGTCGGGAGGTTCGCTATGTCCCGCTGAGCCCCGCCGACTATGCCGAGCAGCTGATGGAGCACGGCATGCCGCCGAGTGAGGCGAAGCCGATCGCCGGCCTCATCGCCTCGGTGCTCGATGGTCGTAACGAATCCCTCGAGGACGGCGTCCAGCGCGCCCTCGGGCGGGCTCCCCGCGATTTCTCCGATTTCGCTCGCGCCGCCGCCGCGGCCGGTGCCTGGAAGCGCGCGTCGTGA
- a CDS encoding anthrone oxygenase family protein: MISSSDFLTLVAAVGSAASAGVFFTFSTFTMAGLRRLQPTPGATAMQAINREAPKPPLMLLLFGTAAVCAVLMVAALLDLDDPRAKFRLLAGALYILGAVILTGLYHVPRNNRLEAVDPTSRAGMDYWQIYLREWVRMNHWRTLAPLVAALLLVASLIPE, from the coding sequence GTGATCTCCTCCAGTGATTTTCTGACCCTGGTCGCCGCCGTCGGATCGGCGGCGTCGGCCGGCGTCTTCTTCACCTTTTCGACCTTCACCATGGCCGGCCTGCGTCGGCTGCAGCCGACGCCCGGAGCGACCGCCATGCAGGCGATCAATCGCGAGGCACCGAAACCTCCGTTGATGCTCCTGCTCTTCGGGACCGCCGCCGTTTGCGCCGTCCTGATGGTCGCGGCGCTCCTCGACCTCGACGATCCGCGAGCCAAGTTCCGGCTCCTCGCCGGAGCCCTTTACATCCTCGGCGCGGTCATTCTGACGGGCCTTTACCACGTTCCCCGCAACAATCGCCTCGAGGCGGTCGATCCGACGAGCCGCGCAGGGATGGACTACTGGCAGATCTATCTTCGAGAGTGGGTGAGAATGAACCACTGGCGCACGCTGGCGCCGCTGGTCGCCGCGCTCCTCCTGGTCGCTTCGCTGATACCGGAGTAG
- a CDS encoding tRNA-binding protein: MEISWQEFETVELRVGTVVRADEFPEARVPAYRLRVDFGPEVGVKSSSARITNLYDRAELVGRQVIAVTNFPPKRIGPFVSEVLVTGFYRPDGAVVLAVPDGEVPNGTRLA, translated from the coding sequence ATGGAGATTTCGTGGCAGGAGTTCGAAACGGTCGAGCTGCGGGTCGGAACGGTGGTGCGGGCGGACGAGTTTCCGGAGGCGAGGGTTCCGGCCTATCGGTTGAGGGTCGACTTCGGCCCGGAGGTCGGCGTCAAGAGCTCGAGTGCTCGCATCACCAATCTCTATGATCGTGCTGAGCTGGTGGGGCGCCAAGTCATCGCGGTGACCAACTTTCCGCCGAAGCGGATCGGTCCCTTCGTTTCGGAAGTCCTGGTCACCGGCTTCTATCGTCCGGACGGTGCCGTGGTGCTGGCGGTTCCCGATGGCGAGGTGCCGAACGGCACCCGTCTGGCCTGA
- a CDS encoding alpha/beta hydrolase: MMNRYGFPGHLEPWSEFAPVEVEFNKVYKALHDAGYNVLTYDMRNHGHSGAAHGGVPGYGLFEWRDVAGAQAYVQQHPNLKEMTVGLFNPCAGGNAAMVAMNRRPDFFEEVKAFVCPQPCSARIAAEEIAKLQGIGEFVDESRHGILGATTVYGYTVLPTTLFRRMSDGRAMQNPEPKRNAGALAPLDRAGRRPAGRRGLLD; the protein is encoded by the coding sequence ATGATGAACCGCTACGGCTTCCCAGGGCACTTGGAGCCGTGGTCTGAGTTTGCGCCCGTCGAAGTCGAGTTCAACAAGGTCTACAAGGCGCTCCACGACGCTGGCTACAACGTCTTGACCTACGACATGCGCAACCACGGACACAGCGGTGCAGCTCACGGTGGCGTGCCTGGATACGGACTCTTCGAGTGGCGCGACGTGGCGGGAGCGCAGGCCTATGTTCAGCAGCACCCCAACCTGAAGGAAATGACCGTTGGACTCTTCAACCCCTGTGCGGGGGGCAACGCAGCGATGGTCGCCATGAACCGGCGGCCGGACTTCTTCGAGGAGGTCAAGGCATTCGTGTGCCCGCAGCCTTGCTCAGCGCGCATCGCGGCTGAGGAGATCGCCAAGCTCCAGGGCATCGGTGAGTTCGTCGACGAGTCTCGTCACGGCATCCTAGGGGCCACTACCGTATACGGTTACACGGTTCTGCCTACTACCCTTTTTCGGAGAATGAGTGACGGGAGAGCGATGCAGAACCCCGAGCCGAAGCGGAATGCCGGAGCCCTTGCGCCGCTGGATCGAGCAGGCCGCCGACCTGCCGGGCGAAGAGGTCTTCTAGACTGA
- a CDS encoding alpha/beta hydrolase: MNLVTDKTGHSTDKEEVMTLTAGKNKVTFKSFGVDLVGDLYLPEGFDEAKQYKAIVGASPFPQVKDQIPATYGPEMAARGFIYLGFDYLGMGESPALPGEFKQSRYMFRLIENTWDAVSYLGTLPFVEEIYGLGVCQGGSIIASAAVTDHRIRKIAMVSGMMAADALQWTDRDAANQLIDSANASTQKMYETGEPDYVAPFGLNDEMSREEFVEAAAYPAMAGETYDYYGRDGAKGPVAIPNYTNMHVGDQPMQSLISIGEAYADKITQPSLTIYGTNASTAPCSTQFVAKLTNDHEELAFDEFSHVDFYYKPEAVKASTDAVAEFFNK, translated from the coding sequence ATGAACTTAGTTACCGACAAAACCGGCCATAGCACCGACAAGGAAGAAGTCATGACACTCACAGCTGGCAAAAACAAAGTAACTTTCAAGTCTTTCGGAGTGGATTTGGTTGGCGATCTCTACCTTCCTGAAGGTTTTGATGAAGCCAAGCAATACAAAGCGATCGTGGGCGCTAGTCCGTTCCCTCAGGTCAAAGATCAGATTCCGGCGACCTACGGCCCGGAAATGGCTGCACGAGGTTTCATCTATCTGGGCTTCGACTATCTGGGCATGGGAGAGTCCCCTGCACTGCCTGGCGAGTTCAAGCAGTCCCGCTACATGTTCCGGCTGATCGAAAACACCTGGGATGCGGTTTCCTACCTGGGAACGTTGCCGTTCGTCGAAGAGATCTACGGCCTGGGCGTGTGCCAAGGTGGTTCGATCATCGCATCAGCAGCGGTGACCGACCATCGGATCAGGAAGATCGCCATGGTTTCCGGCATGATGGCAGCAGACGCGCTCCAGTGGACCGACCGTGACGCGGCCAACCAGTTGATCGACTCTGCCAATGCCTCGACGCAGAAGATGTATGAAACTGGTGAGCCGGATTACGTTGCGCCGTTCGGCCTGAACGACGAAATGTCCCGTGAAGAGTTCGTTGAAGCGGCCGCCTACCCGGCGATGGCTGGCGAGACCTATGACTACTATGGTCGTGATGGTGCCAAGGGGCCGGTTGCGATTCCGAACTACACCAACATGCATGTCGGCGATCAGCCCATGCAGTCGCTGATCTCCATCGGCGAGGCCTATGCCGACAAGATCACGCAGCCCTCGCTGACCATCTACGGCACAAACGCCTCCACAGCGCCCTGCTCGACCCAGTTTGTCGCCAAGCTGACGAATGATCACGAAGAGCTGGCCTTTGACGAGTTCAGCCACGTGGACTTCTACTACAAGCCAGAGGCCGTGAAGGCCTCGACGGATGCTGTGGCAGAGTTCTTCAACAAGTGA
- a CDS encoding AraC family transcriptional regulator, translating to MKMQDLAEALILSLLPRDGERQTLLDGVTLFRTSEPIDRLPRTFPAAVCILLQGVKRAYFDGGVHIYDASRYLCSSVPLPVEGEVIEASRERPLLGMMVSFETPTMAEVCAAYEAAYPSTSSTDAGTQNFMSVAWDPAFRSAVEGLLEALAEPSLLQLVGPGRLREVLIAILRGPAGPMILTRSRQHRPLVGVIDYIRKHLDTPLRVESIARQAGMSKAVFHRYFKQATSQTPIQFIKALRLNEGARLLSQGASVGEAATRVGYLSPSQFSRDFQRQFRRSPSQWRSAANVAELRSP from the coding sequence ATGAAGATGCAGGACCTCGCTGAAGCTCTCATCTTGAGTCTGCTCCCAAGAGATGGGGAGCGGCAAACGCTCTTGGACGGCGTCACGCTCTTCCGCACAAGCGAACCTATCGATCGCTTACCGAGGACGTTCCCTGCAGCGGTCTGCATTCTCCTGCAGGGTGTGAAACGAGCGTATTTCGATGGAGGAGTACACATCTATGACGCCTCGAGGTATCTCTGCAGCTCTGTCCCGCTGCCAGTCGAGGGAGAGGTGATCGAAGCCTCACGGGAGCGACCGCTGCTGGGGATGATGGTGAGCTTCGAAACTCCCACCATGGCGGAAGTCTGTGCAGCCTACGAAGCAGCCTACCCTTCCACGAGCTCGACCGACGCCGGGACTCAGAACTTCATGTCGGTTGCGTGGGATCCTGCTTTCCGGTCCGCAGTCGAAGGACTCCTCGAAGCACTAGCCGAACCGAGTCTGCTTCAACTCGTAGGGCCGGGACGTCTCCGAGAAGTTCTCATCGCCATCCTCCGAGGTCCAGCTGGACCGATGATCCTGACTCGGTCTCGGCAGCATAGGCCACTCGTTGGTGTCATCGACTACATCCGGAAACACCTGGACACTCCGCTCAGGGTCGAGTCGATCGCTCGGCAGGCTGGCATGAGCAAAGCGGTGTTTCACCGCTACTTCAAGCAGGCCACTTCCCAGACCCCGATCCAATTCATCAAGGCGTTGCGGCTCAACGAGGGGGCACGATTGCTCTCCCAGGGCGCATCTGTTGGTGAAGCAGCAACACGGGTCGGCTACCTGAGCCCGTCTCAGTTCTCTCGGGACTTCCAGCGGCAGTTTCGCCGGTCGCCAAGCCAGTGGCGTAGCGCGGCTAACGTAGCTGAGCTGCGTTCGCCGTAG
- a CDS encoding Tn3 family transposase → MATGYTTASVAMKRIVAFGPKNHLYRAICELARAFKTLFILEYLGRPDLRRRVRRGLLKSEELHVLARSVFYGNLGKAAWRDFRRQMSTASCLLIILAAIVYW, encoded by the coding sequence ATGGCGACCGGCTACACGACGGCCTCAGTCGCCATGAAGAGGATCGTCGCTTTCGGCCCCAAGAACCACCTGTATCGCGCGATCTGTGAGCTCGCCCGAGCGTTCAAGACCCTGTTCATCCTCGAGTATCTCGGACGGCCGGACCTACGACGACGCGTGCGCCGAGGGCTCTTGAAATCGGAGGAGCTCCACGTTCTCGCCCGAAGTGTCTTCTACGGCAATCTCGGCAAGGCGGCCTGGCGGGACTTCCGGCGCCAAATGTCCACCGCAAGCTGCCTGCTCATCATCCTGGCCGCCATCGTCTACTGGTAG
- a CDS encoding multidrug effflux MFS transporter has product MSEGQRARFVEFVALMATLVSLVALSIDAMLPALGEIGRDLGVERENQAQLVVTFIFLGIAVGQLAYGPLADSVGRKPALLCGLSIYLAGSALCLVSQTFPVMLVGRLLQGLGAAGPRIVTLAIIRDRYEGRRMAQVISFVTAVFIIVPLIAPAMGQAILLVAGWRAIFGAFLVIASGAGLWFWTRQEETLPRDHRTTFTLARIGQRLREVLSSRAALGYTITAGFVFSPFLAYLSTAQQVFEGQYGLGRLFPMYFAVLALAIGVAALSNTRLVMRFGMERLVRFALRVTVVSALIFFAIAYAAAGQPPLVALVAFLLVVFFCQGILFGNLNALAMAPLGRVAGIGAAVVGTLSMVISIVGGTTMGQAYDGTVLPLVAGYGLFAIAALGAIKWADPGAAASSSLQGEP; this is encoded by the coding sequence ATGAGCGAGGGCCAGCGAGCCAGATTCGTCGAGTTCGTCGCCCTGATGGCGACCCTGGTTTCCCTCGTCGCTCTCTCGATCGACGCCATGCTCCCGGCCCTCGGCGAGATCGGCCGGGACCTCGGGGTGGAGCGCGAGAATCAGGCCCAGCTAGTGGTGACCTTCATCTTCCTCGGGATCGCCGTCGGTCAGCTCGCCTACGGCCCCCTCGCCGACTCCGTCGGCCGCAAGCCCGCCTTGCTCTGCGGGCTGAGCATCTACCTGGCAGGCTCGGCCCTGTGCCTGGTTTCGCAGACCTTTCCGGTGATGCTCGTCGGGCGCCTGCTACAGGGGTTGGGAGCAGCCGGCCCACGCATCGTGACCCTGGCCATCATTCGCGACCGTTACGAGGGCCGGCGCATGGCGCAGGTGATCTCCTTCGTGACGGCGGTGTTCATCATCGTTCCGCTGATCGCGCCGGCGATGGGCCAGGCGATTCTGCTGGTCGCCGGTTGGCGCGCCATTTTCGGCGCTTTCCTCGTCATCGCGAGCGGCGCGGGTCTCTGGTTCTGGACTCGCCAAGAGGAGACCCTCCCCCGGGATCACCGCACGACGTTCACCTTGGCACGTATCGGCCAGCGCCTTCGCGAGGTGCTCTCGAGCCGGGCCGCCCTCGGTTACACCATCACCGCAGGATTCGTGTTCAGCCCATTTCTCGCCTACCTGAGCACCGCCCAGCAGGTGTTCGAGGGCCAGTACGGACTCGGCCGGCTGTTCCCGATGTACTTCGCCGTGCTGGCCCTCGCCATCGGCGTGGCGGCACTCTCGAACACCCGCCTCGTGATGCGCTTCGGTATGGAGCGCCTGGTGCGATTCGCCCTCCGGGTGACGGTGGTGAGCGCGCTGATCTTCTTTGCGATCGCCTATGCCGCCGCCGGTCAGCCGCCGCTGGTGGCGCTGGTCGCTTTTCTGCTGGTCGTGTTCTTCTGTCAGGGCATTCTCTTTGGGAATCTGAACGCCCTCGCGATGGCGCCCCTCGGCCGGGTTGCGGGCATCGGAGCCGCGGTCGTGGGGACCCTCTCGATGGTGATCTCGATCGTCGGAGGAACGACCATGGGACAAGCCTACGACGGCACGGTGCTGCCCCTCGTCGCCGGCTACGGACTGTTCGCCATCGCCGCCCTGGGGGCGATCAAGTGGGCCGACCCCGGAGCTGCGGCATCGAGCTCGCTCCAGGGAGAACCATGA